Genomic DNA from Sardina pilchardus chromosome 4, fSarPil1.1, whole genome shotgun sequence:
CAATAAAGTCTCCCTCTTTTTGTCCCTGCCCTATGCTTCAGAAGACTTGGCATCATTTAACACAGGAAGCTCCTCCACATAAGTTGCTGGGAAATGACCTCTCTGTCCGTTTAGTGCCCCATACCACCAGCCGTTGTCATccctctcaaaaatgtcaagGAGATCCCctaggaacaacacacacacacacacacacatatcattaaAACAGTTCAACGTGACTGTGATGTAGGTGTCAAAAGCAATGTTTTCACTACATGGTTACCTTCCTTGATGCTCAGCTCATCTTCTCTATCTGAGGTGAAGTCGTAGAGAGCCCTGCATTGACCCAGACTCTGAGCTTCTCCTGGGAATGAAAGAATCAATGCAGCAAGGTCAAAGTGCTGGAAAAGTCACTCTGATCGTAGGTAGGGGATCAAGTCACACTGAAGTGTAAGTACTTACAGATCACTAGACAACAtattactgtatgcacacagtgAATATAGATGGTAAGAATAAGgataaaataacattttgaatCACAGTATAGCTAAATACAGTATACAATACTATATTATGATACATGGAAAGCTGTTGTCACCTTCCATATTCTCCTCATCTGACTTATTGTCTCCATTGAGTTCTGTGCTGGGCTGAAGTCCACTCTCCTGGGTTGGTGTGTTGGATTCTGCCTCGGCCTGGTCAGGGGCAGACTGGGTCTCCTGTGGTGGCAAGCTTTTGGCTGGACCCTTATAAATGATGGATCTTCTCAGAGACTGTCGCGAATGAATTGATGTGGTTCTGATCCTCACAGGACGTGACAGCTGCACGATGCTGTGCTCACAGTCCTATGGGGGCACACAGGATAACCATAGACATTCTGTTGACTTTTTGTGGTCATTACTAGTTAACCAAGGTCATGATTGAAGTATTCTCACCTTATCCTTCCATTTAGTGATGCTATCGCTGAATTTGTGCAGTGATTTGGGTTTCCCCTCTATTTCAGCCACTGTTGCAGACAGCTTGCAGTGTGTCGCTACTAAAAGGTCCAGTTTCAATGTGATCTTCAAAGAGATTATTAAAACAGGTTATGCAGTAACTAAACAGTAATTACTAAATTCAGCTTGTAATACAGGAATACTGAATGATCATACTTCATCGAGCAGCTGCTGTGTTTCTTCCAGGTTTTTCTTGTTTGAGAATGATGGGTTCTCATTGTATGTCTTCAGCATTTTCTCCAGACCTAAAATAAATATTACAACAATTTAATTGAAGATGTTACAACATCTTTGAGAGGCAAGCATGTCTTCAATCTGTTTGGACTTGCCTTCAtggtctttctttgtctttgcaATGTAGTCCTCTAGTCGTTgcagtttgttttttattgcaTCTTTACGCCTCTCTCGTCCCATCACAGTCTTGCTATCCTCCTCCTAATTAACACGTGAGAGAACAGGATTAGACACAGCTGAGATGGGGGCAGCATTCTACAGTACATCTGAATACCCCGTCTACCCCGTATTACTGTTTGGCATTAGACTGTGTACACAAATGTGTTCTCTAAGGTCTGAATGAAAGACCACATATTTGTGTAGAACATAAACATAACTGCAAGTTTTCTGGCTTGAATTCAAAGCTGTGACCTTCAACAGACACATAATATTCgtcttctctcccccttttaTGCAGTCAGTGTTGAGTTTACAGTTCTGCACAAATCACCCAGATAGCCCAGTCTAGACAAGAATGTTCCTTTTTCCTCAGGAATAAACAAAACAGTCCGTTTCCTGAACTGTACACAGAGTAGACATTTGGACAAGGGGCCTCACAAAATAGTCAGCCATTAAAAACTCGGCCTTGTTGTCCTCTGCAGTAACGCTTGTTTGGTCCACCAAACTCTGCAGGTCCTTGTCCATGTCCACGGTCCTGACAGCTTGCTCGATTTGCTTTTGACACTGTAAGGAAAGGATATTACCATGaaattcacttcctgtcagagTATGGGTTTCCAAAAAGGCTTTGGATTCAAGAGACATCAGATATTCTCACATGCAGGAGAGTCTGTCCAAAGCTGGACATGTAGAGGCCATACTTGTTTAAGATGTTGCTGAGAATTTCTATCCGTTGTTTCTCAAGCTCCTGAATTATCTAGAAAAAACAGAGTAATATTTTGACAGTTTTGTCCCCATGGAACGATTAGCTCTGGGAATAATGTTAAGAATAAGTATATGATTAATCTTGATAACTTtaaattgtgtgtgatgtgtccacTGACCTGGTAGCAGTTTTTAAGTGTGTTCTCCCATTTCAGGCGCATCTGGTGGCCCTCCATGTTGATTTTAAAGTACTCCTCATCAACCTTGGTCTGCAGCTCTGCTGATTTTGTCAGTCTGTTCAGCATCTGGCAGATGAAAACACCATCGCTCAGGGATCAAACCACAAGCTGATTACTGTATGCAGCTGAAAACTAACCATTTGTCAAACTTGGACCAGAACAGTGACCTAAAGCCAAAAAaccttttgtttttccttctctgTGCAGATCTGTTTATTGTTCTCCACAAAGCTGAACAGGGCCTCATGCTCCCGCGTTAGAGCCGTCAGTTTCTTTTTCACCTGTGAGGATGTGGCATTCATGTGTTCAGCGTCAGGAAACAAGGTGCtcagaagagatgaagagattaCCACTACAGATGTGTGTCACAGATTAGAAAGTAGTTGTACATGTTTGGACAAACACATTCTAACCTTAAATAGAGGCTACAGACAACAATGTACTAACTTTTAGCTGTTCATTCCAGTTTGTGATGACAAGTTTCCCAGTTTTCTCTATGGCACCGTCAAGCTGCATGAAAAGGAATTGTAGTAAGAGACCCATGCATGTAACCTTGTGTTTAGCAGAATAAGAAGAGAGTACAACTGAATTACACACTGGCCTCTTCCTTTTGGTGTGCTCATCAAGAGTCTGGCGAATCTCCAGAATAGCGTCTTGCTGAAGAGCATTCCCCAGAGTTCTTTGGAAACAATACTGAAATAGTCTGTTACAAAGCTAACAAAAGTAAACACTGTAGTATGAAAGGTAAAAGCGTACCTGTGTATGTCTGCAATGGAGAACATCTCATTAGAGACTTGAGACCACGCATGGTATGTTGTGCTTAGAGAAAAAGAAACGACCATTTAAGCATCTATTTTAAAGCAATTGGAATGGATTTTCACTGTTGTCTAAAACCCTGAGGGATTAGAGAAGTTACTCTTTGTGTAATTGTGAGCTCCACT
This window encodes:
- the nostrin gene encoding nostrin, which codes for MKDPLSGCTYNSLYQDLKRFSKNGEYFCKELMTVFQQRSELEINYAKGMQKLAGKLIKASKEMASNSTTYHAWSQVSNEMFSIADIHRTLGNALQQDAILEIRQTLDEHTKRKRPLDGAIEKTGKLVITNWNEQLKVKKKLTALTREHEALFSFVENNKQICTEKEKQKMLNRLTKSAELQTKVDEEYFKINMEGHQMRLKWENTLKNCYQIIQELEKQRIEILSNILNKYGLYMSSFGQTLLHCQKQIEQAVRTVDMDKDLQSLVDQTSVTAEDNKAEFLMADYFEEDSKTVMGRERRKDAIKNKLQRLEDYIAKTKKDHEGLEKMLKTYNENPSFSNKKNLEETQQLLDEITLKLDLLVATHCKLSATVAEIEGKPKSLHKFSDSITKWKDKDCEHSIVQLSRPVRIRTTSIHSRQSLRRSIIYKGPAKSLPPQETQSAPDQAEAESNTPTQESGLQPSTELNGDNKSDEENMEGEAQSLGQCRALYDFTSDREDELSIKEGDLLDIFERDDNGWWYGALNGQRGHFPATYVEELPVLNDAKSSEA